A stretch of Leisingera sp. S132 DNA encodes these proteins:
- a CDS encoding SHOCT domain-containing protein: MTVIFEEIRRLEAARKKGDISEADFAKAKGRLLETVEDATVLPPFEFEPPRRQAASTGPGPWGTVLIGLLMAALLTFVAGQLIGNITIAFTLVATVCAAIVIAAFRKLEG, translated from the coding sequence ATGACCGTGATTTTCGAGGAAATCCGGCGGCTGGAGGCCGCGCGGAAGAAGGGCGACATATCCGAGGCAGACTTTGCGAAGGCCAAGGGCCGGCTGCTGGAAACGGTGGAAGACGCAACCGTTCTGCCGCCCTTTGAGTTCGAACCGCCGCGGCGGCAGGCTGCCAGTACCGGTCCCGGCCCTTGGGGGACGGTGCTGATCGGGCTCTTGATGGCCGCGCTGCTGACCTTTGTGGCCGGGCAGCTGATCGGCAACATCACCATCGCCTTCACCCTGGTCGCCACGGTCTGCGCCGCCATCGTCATCGCCGCCTTCCGCAAGCTTGAGGGCTGA
- a CDS encoding PAS-domain containing protein: MNRTSKQHAAMTTAGLNLIAQALSIYDNDLRLAVSNRRFQEMFNLPDHLVEPGASFAETIRFLAEAGEYAPESDIEDIVQSRVEQALNFVPHYLERERPNGQMISIEGSPLPQGGWVTVYTDITRAKRAEQLLRSRSEELSEKLIAHTEELSAANRQLEAANTALEETKRQLTEIEGRTRLTTEMMPAHIAHVDADGYYTYTNRRLSAVFPGRPSDILGMHISDALGEAAFERIEPHLLAAYKGGSPVFEFTESHGSRRIRVAFTPDQQGGVYILSMDVTEETQARVALQQARRREMAAQMTSGLAHDFSNLLTIILGMQGKLEKMGLGGEAGDLVQGTLSAARRGGRLLNRIAEMTSQRTLRPQATDMHALLDELKVLASPSLPLGVGLSILDNLPDQSLLLDAGKLQDALLNLILNARDACGTSGQITVSAHAVGQTWVEITVTDTGPGFSPEALEKALNPFFTTKGSEGSGLGLPMVYDMAKLAGGDMRIGNGISGAAITLRLPYRPAPDAGGGMALLVEDSEDLRAAFRDMLIDLGYSVIEAASVDEACALTADLPDIALVLSDIMLEGSATGVDLALRLDGSGLPCILMTSLPVSDPLFRKALKCGPVLRKPFTIHQLSELIQPEPAA; encoded by the coding sequence ATGAACCGGACAAGCAAACAACACGCCGCCATGACGACCGCCGGGCTGAATCTGATCGCCCAGGCGCTGTCGATCTATGACAACGACCTGCGGCTGGCGGTCAGCAACCGACGCTTTCAGGAAATGTTCAATCTGCCTGACCACCTGGTCGAGCCCGGCGCCTCTTTTGCCGAAACCATCCGCTTCCTTGCCGAAGCCGGGGAATACGCGCCGGAAAGCGATATCGAGGACATCGTTCAAAGCCGGGTTGAGCAGGCACTGAATTTCGTGCCGCATTACCTGGAACGCGAGCGGCCCAACGGGCAGATGATCTCGATCGAAGGCTCGCCACTGCCGCAGGGCGGGTGGGTCACGGTCTATACGGACATCACCCGCGCCAAACGTGCCGAGCAGTTGCTGCGGTCCCGCTCAGAAGAACTGTCGGAGAAGCTGATTGCCCATACCGAGGAGCTGTCCGCCGCCAACCGGCAGCTGGAGGCAGCTAACACCGCGCTGGAAGAGACCAAGCGCCAGCTGACAGAAATCGAGGGCCGCACCCGCCTGACAACGGAAATGATGCCCGCCCATATCGCCCATGTGGATGCCGACGGGTATTATACCTATACCAACCGCCGCCTCAGCGCCGTGTTTCCGGGCCGCCCGTCGGATATCCTGGGCATGCATATCTCAGACGCATTGGGCGAGGCCGCATTTGAGCGGATTGAGCCGCATCTGCTGGCCGCCTACAAGGGCGGCAGCCCGGTGTTCGAGTTTACAGAAAGCCACGGCAGCCGCCGGATCAGGGTGGCCTTCACCCCGGACCAGCAGGGCGGTGTCTATATCCTGTCGATGGATGTGACCGAAGAAACCCAGGCCCGGGTGGCGCTGCAGCAGGCGCGGCGCCGCGAGATGGCCGCGCAGATGACCAGCGGCCTTGCGCATGATTTCTCCAACCTTCTGACCATCATCCTGGGCATGCAGGGCAAGCTGGAGAAAATGGGACTGGGCGGCGAGGCGGGCGATCTGGTGCAAGGCACCTTGTCTGCAGCGCGGCGGGGCGGGCGGCTGTTAAACCGGATTGCCGAAATGACCAGCCAGCGAACCCTACGCCCCCAGGCCACCGACATGCACGCGCTCCTCGATGAGCTGAAAGTGCTGGCGTCACCGTCGCTGCCGCTGGGTGTGGGGCTGAGTATTCTCGACAACTTGCCGGATCAGTCACTGCTGCTGGACGCGGGCAAGCTGCAGGACGCGCTGTTGAACCTGATCCTGAACGCCCGCGACGCCTGCGGCACGTCCGGCCAGATCACCGTCAGCGCCCATGCCGTCGGCCAGACCTGGGTCGAAATCACCGTCACCGACACCGGGCCCGGCTTTTCACCGGAAGCGCTGGAAAAGGCGCTCAATCCGTTTTTCACCACCAAGGGCAGCGAAGGCTCCGGACTTGGCCTGCCGATGGTCTACGACATGGCCAAGCTGGCTGGCGGCGACATGCGCATTGGCAATGGCATTTCCGGCGCCGCGATCACCCTGCGCCTGCCCTACCGCCCGGCCCCGGATGCGGGCGGAGGCATGGCGCTGCTGGTGGAGGACAGCGAGGACCTGCGGGCAGCCTTCCGCGACATGCTGATCGATCTTGGCTATTCGGTGATAGAAGCCGCGAGTGTAGACGAAGCCTGCGCACTGACTGCTGACCTCCCGGACATTGCACTGGTGCTGTCGGACATCATGCTGGAGGGCAGTGCAACCGGTGTTGATCTGGCCTTGCGGCTGGACGGGTCCGGTCTCCCCTGCATCCTGATGACCTCCCTGCCTGTCAGCGATCCGCTGTTCCGCAAGGCATTGAAATGCGGTCCGGTTTTGCGCAAACCTTTCACCATTCACCAGCTGTCTGAGCTTATCCAACCGGAGCCCGCCGCATGA
- a CDS encoding histidine phosphatase family protein, with protein MSHITLIRHGQANTQARDEKSYDRLSDLGHQQAAWLGDHLRASGSNHPRVYCGTLTRHIETAASMGFADPVQDARLNEMEYFTLAEAMRDQHGLPIPEEREGFVEHLPKVFAAWANGKIAQPYETWEHFETRTRQALEEISAGDGPALVVTSGGLISMALRQAMGLDTAGMARIALAVMNTSMHRLFPIGGHWSPVLFNAVPHLEAPDRHFAQTHL; from the coding sequence ATGTCCCACATCACGCTGATCCGCCACGGCCAGGCCAACACCCAGGCCCGCGACGAGAAAAGCTATGACCGGCTCAGCGATCTGGGCCACCAGCAGGCGGCCTGGCTGGGAGACCACCTGCGGGCCAGCGGCAGCAATCATCCGCGCGTCTATTGCGGCACGCTCACGCGGCATATCGAAACCGCCGCCTCGATGGGGTTTGCGGATCCAGTGCAGGATGCACGGCTGAACGAGATGGAGTACTTTACACTCGCCGAGGCAATGCGCGATCAGCACGGGCTGCCGATCCCCGAGGAGCGCGAAGGATTTGTCGAGCATCTGCCAAAGGTCTTTGCCGCCTGGGCGAACGGGAAGATCGCCCAGCCTTATGAAACCTGGGAGCACTTCGAAACCCGCACCCGGCAGGCGCTGGAGGAGATCTCCGCAGGCGACGGCCCGGCGTTGGTGGTAACCTCCGGCGGACTGATCTCGATGGCGCTGCGGCAGGCGATGGGGCTGGACACCGCGGGGATGGCGCGGATAGCGCTGGCGGTGATGAACACCTCCATGCACCGGCTGTTCCCCATTGGCGGCCACTGGAGCCCGGTTTTGTTCAATGCGGTGCCGCATCTGGAAGCGCCGGACCGGCATTTTGCCCAGACACATCTCTGA
- a CDS encoding WGR domain-containing protein, translating to MATCLLYRQAPSRPSRFYRIELAMNLFSEVSVLREWGVAGGNGQSVINIYANLREASLAADRHRNRMIKRGYGRA from the coding sequence ATGGCCACCTGTCTGCTCTACCGCCAAGCTCCTTCGCGCCCGTCGCGGTTCTACCGCATTGAGCTGGCGATGAACCTGTTCTCCGAAGTCTCCGTGCTGCGGGAATGGGGTGTGGCCGGCGGCAACGGGCAAAGTGTAATCAATATCTACGCCAACCTGCGCGAGGCCTCGCTGGCCGCCGACAGGCACCGCAACCGGATGATCAAGCGCGGCTACGGCCGGGCCTGA
- a CDS encoding response regulator transcription factor, with protein sequence MTSPLVTILDDEPEIRQILTETLEDAGFRTQSFARAREFEAALNRVTPDVCLVDLSLPDTDGLALVHRLALEQGAAVIIISGRAQVQDRVTGLELGADDYITKPFDPAEVVARVRARLRAGPRTASSASNTAHFAGWTAHFDRYALEDAEGTETPFSHAEGEVLRLFLDSPKRLISRAQMQEMLGGAAGDSFDRAMDVRISRLRTKLREDPKNPRLIKTIYGAGYIFLGDVDWT encoded by the coding sequence ATGACATCCCCTTTGGTCACCATATTGGATGACGAGCCGGAAATCCGGCAGATCCTGACCGAAACACTGGAGGACGCAGGCTTTCGCACCCAAAGCTTCGCCCGCGCGCGTGAATTCGAAGCAGCCTTGAACCGGGTGACGCCGGACGTTTGCCTGGTGGACCTTTCATTGCCGGATACCGACGGTTTGGCGCTGGTGCACCGGCTAGCGCTGGAACAGGGGGCGGCGGTCATCATCATTTCCGGCCGGGCGCAGGTGCAGGACCGGGTGACCGGTCTGGAGCTTGGCGCCGATGATTACATCACCAAGCCCTTCGATCCGGCAGAGGTGGTGGCCCGGGTCCGTGCGCGGCTGCGCGCAGGCCCGCGAACGGCGTCCTCTGCCAGCAACACCGCACATTTCGCCGGCTGGACTGCTCATTTCGACCGCTATGCACTTGAGGATGCCGAGGGCACCGAGACCCCTTTTTCCCACGCCGAAGGCGAGGTGCTGCGGCTGTTTCTGGACAGCCCCAAGCGGCTGATTTCCCGCGCCCAGATGCAGGAGATGCTTGGCGGCGCGGCCGGCGACAGCTTCGACCGGGCGATGGACGTGCGCATTTCGCGCCTGCGCACCAAGCTGCGCGAAGACCCCAAGAACCCGAGGCTGATCAAGACCATCTATGGCGCAGGCTATATTTTTCTGGGAGATGTAGACTGGACATGA
- a CDS encoding AMP-binding protein, producing MQMGAQGMQSLPALLQRNAAQFGDAPAYREKEFGIWQCWTWAETAKEIEALALGLINLGVREGDFVAIIGRNRPYLYWSMVAAQAVGAVPVPLYQDAVAEEMAYVLGHCGARFVIVGDQEQADKVIEIQDQLHQFEHMIYLDPRGMRKYDHTQLHQFSHIQDQGRAAHDELIGELQSRQAKLDYDSTCVMLYTSGTTGKPKGVVLSNRNVIQSAKNSSEFDHLTQGENILSYLPMAWVGDFIFSIGQAYWCGFCVNCPESQDTMMTDLREIGPTYFFAPPRVFEGQLTNVMIRMEDAGALKRKMFHHFLAHAKRVGGDILDGRPVGLMDRLKYALGNVLVYGPLKDTLGYGRIRVGYTAGEAIGPEIFDFYRSLGINLKQLYGQTEATVFITVQPDGEVRADTVGVPAPEVEIKIDDSGEIHYRSPGTFVEYFNNPESTASTKDAEGWVATGDAGFFEEGSGHLRIIDRAKDVGKMADGSMFAPKYVENKLKFYPDILEAVLFGNGRDRCVAFINIDLTAVGNWAERNNIAYASYQELAGHPQVLDSIRSHVSAVNKSVAEDPMLSGCQVHRFVVLHKELDADDGEMTRTRKVRRRIVEEKFDDIITALYDGSEKVSTVTEVTYEDGRKGSIKATLTIVDADVKPGAVHKVAAE from the coding sequence ATGCAGATGGGCGCCCAGGGCATGCAATCCCTGCCGGCGCTGCTTCAACGCAATGCGGCGCAATTCGGGGATGCGCCGGCCTACCGGGAAAAGGAATTCGGCATTTGGCAATGCTGGACCTGGGCCGAGACGGCAAAGGAAATCGAGGCGCTGGCGCTGGGCCTTATCAACCTTGGCGTGAGAGAGGGCGATTTTGTCGCCATCATCGGCCGCAACCGCCCCTACCTGTACTGGTCGATGGTTGCCGCGCAGGCGGTGGGTGCCGTGCCGGTGCCGCTCTATCAGGACGCGGTAGCCGAGGAGATGGCCTATGTGCTGGGCCACTGCGGCGCGCGCTTTGTGATCGTTGGCGACCAGGAACAGGCCGACAAGGTGATCGAGATCCAGGATCAGCTGCATCAGTTCGAGCATATGATCTACCTCGATCCCCGCGGCATGCGGAAATACGACCACACCCAGCTGCATCAATTCAGCCATATCCAGGATCAGGGCCGCGCCGCCCATGACGAGCTGATCGGCGAGCTGCAGTCGCGCCAGGCCAAACTGGATTACGACAGCACCTGCGTGATGCTCTATACCTCCGGCACCACTGGCAAGCCCAAGGGTGTGGTGCTGTCGAACCGCAACGTGATCCAAAGCGCCAAGAATTCTTCAGAGTTCGATCATCTGACTCAAGGTGAAAACATCCTGTCCTACCTGCCGATGGCCTGGGTGGGCGATTTCATCTTCTCGATCGGCCAGGCCTACTGGTGCGGTTTCTGCGTGAACTGCCCGGAAAGCCAAGACACCATGATGACCGACCTGCGCGAAATCGGCCCGACCTATTTCTTTGCGCCGCCGCGGGTGTTCGAAGGCCAGCTGACCAATGTGATGATCCGGATGGAGGACGCAGGCGCCCTGAAACGCAAGATGTTCCACCACTTCCTGGCGCACGCCAAGAGAGTCGGCGGCGATATCCTGGATGGCCGCCCTGTGGGTCTGATGGACCGGCTGAAATACGCGCTGGGCAATGTGCTGGTCTACGGTCCGCTCAAGGACACGCTGGGCTATGGCCGTATTCGTGTGGGGTATACCGCTGGCGAAGCGATCGGGCCGGAGATCTTTGACTTTTACCGTTCGCTGGGCATCAACCTTAAACAGCTGTACGGCCAGACCGAGGCCACCGTTTTCATCACTGTGCAGCCGGATGGCGAGGTCCGCGCCGATACCGTTGGCGTGCCGGCCCCGGAGGTCGAGATCAAGATCGACGACAGCGGCGAGATCCACTACCGCTCGCCCGGCACCTTTGTTGAATACTTCAACAACCCGGAGTCCACCGCCTCAACCAAGGATGCTGAAGGCTGGGTGGCAACAGGCGATGCAGGCTTCTTCGAGGAAGGCTCCGGCCACCTTCGGATCATCGATCGCGCCAAAGACGTGGGCAAAATGGCCGACGGCAGCATGTTTGCGCCCAAATATGTGGAAAACAAGCTGAAGTTCTATCCGGACATCCTGGAAGCGGTGCTGTTCGGCAATGGCCGCGACCGCTGCGTTGCCTTCATCAACATTGATCTGACGGCGGTGGGTAACTGGGCCGAACGCAACAACATTGCCTATGCTTCTTACCAGGAGCTGGCAGGCCATCCGCAAGTTCTGGACTCCATCCGCTCGCATGTCTCTGCGGTGAACAAGTCTGTGGCCGAGGACCCGATGCTATCGGGCTGTCAGGTGCACCGCTTTGTGGTTCTGCACAAGGAACTGGATGCCGATGACGGTGAGATGACCCGCACCCGCAAGGTGCGCCGCCGTATCGTGGAAGAGAAGTTCGACGATATCATCACCGCGCTTTACGACGGCTCGGAAAAGGTCTCGACAGTGACGGAAGTGACCTATGAGGACGGCCGCAAGGGTTCCATCAAGGCGACGCTGACCATTGTCGACGCGGACGTGAAACCGGGGGCGGTTCACAAGGTGGCCGCAGAATGA
- a CDS encoding branched-chain amino acid ABC transporter permease, which translates to MPEQLVFAMEVTLNGLMAGVLYALVALGFVLIYKASGIFNYAQGVLALFAAMTLVGIMQGQVPFSHLINAVFGGHITHFGWNVPGVVAIALTVAVMVLLAWLVQVLVMKHLVGQEPIILFMATIGLAYFLEGVADLMWGSEIKTLDVGLPQGINLWIDETTFNIFGYGFFIDNLDIVATVIAALLVAGLVAFSQYTKQGRAMRAVADDHQAALSVGISLNFIWVLVWSVAGFVALVAGIVWGTKSGVQFSLSLIALKALPVLMLGGFTSIPGAIVGGLIIGVGEKLFEFAVGPLVGGATENWFAYVLALLFLVFRPQGLFGEKIIERV; encoded by the coding sequence ATGCCCGAACAACTCGTCTTTGCGATGGAAGTGACGCTGAACGGCCTGATGGCGGGCGTTCTCTATGCGCTGGTCGCGCTGGGGTTTGTCCTGATCTACAAGGCCTCCGGCATCTTCAACTATGCCCAGGGTGTCCTGGCGCTGTTTGCAGCGATGACGCTGGTGGGGATCATGCAGGGGCAGGTGCCGTTTTCGCATCTGATCAACGCGGTCTTTGGAGGCCATATCACCCACTTCGGATGGAATGTTCCGGGCGTCGTGGCAATCGCGCTGACGGTCGCGGTGATGGTGCTGCTGGCCTGGCTGGTGCAGGTGCTGGTGATGAAGCATCTGGTCGGGCAGGAGCCGATCATCCTGTTCATGGCCACCATTGGCCTGGCCTACTTCCTCGAAGGTGTCGCCGACCTGATGTGGGGTTCCGAGATCAAGACGCTGGACGTCGGTCTGCCGCAGGGGATCAACCTGTGGATCGACGAGACCACCTTTAACATCTTCGGCTACGGGTTCTTTATCGACAATCTGGATATCGTGGCGACCGTGATTGCAGCGCTTCTGGTGGCCGGCCTCGTGGCCTTCAGCCAGTACACCAAGCAGGGCCGGGCGATGCGCGCAGTGGCGGATGATCACCAGGCGGCGCTGTCGGTCGGCATCTCGCTGAACTTCATCTGGGTTCTGGTGTGGTCGGTTGCGGGCTTCGTGGCGCTGGTCGCGGGCATCGTCTGGGGCACCAAGTCCGGCGTGCAGTTCTCGCTGTCGCTGATCGCGCTGAAAGCACTGCCGGTTCTTATGCTGGGCGGCTTCACCTCGATCCCCGGCGCGATTGTCGGCGGGCTGATCATCGGTGTAGGCGAAAAGCTGTTCGAATTCGCAGTCGGCCCGCTGGTGGGCGGCGCAACCGAGAACTGGTTTGCCTATGTGCTGGCGCTCTTGTTCCTGGTGTTCCGTCCGCAGGGGCTGTTCGGGGAGAAGATCATTGAACGGGTCTGA
- a CDS encoding ABC transporter ATP-binding protein, whose protein sequence is MLDNSLSYVTEDGRTIGGVVMEMKNITLRFGGVVAIQDISFDIREGEIRAIIGPNGAGKSSMLNVISGFYVPQEGEVLFHGKKRPPMRPYEVARQGIARTFQNIALFEGMSVLDNVMTGRLNYMKTGLFSQALWKGKAEAEETENREVVERIIDFLEIQHIRKTPVARLPYGLKKRVELARALAAEPKLLLLDEPMAGMNVEEKEDMSRFILDVNDEFGTTIALIEHDMGVVMDLSDRVVVMDYGKKIGDGTPDEVRNNQDVIDAYLGVSHD, encoded by the coding sequence ATGCTTGACAATTCCTTAAGCTACGTGACGGAGGATGGCCGCACCATCGGCGGTGTGGTGATGGAGATGAAAAACATCACCCTGCGCTTTGGCGGTGTGGTGGCTATCCAGGATATCTCCTTTGACATCCGCGAGGGCGAGATCCGCGCGATCATCGGCCCCAATGGCGCCGGCAAGTCGTCGATGCTGAACGTGATCTCCGGCTTTTATGTGCCGCAGGAAGGCGAGGTGTTGTTCCACGGCAAGAAACGCCCGCCGATGCGCCCCTATGAGGTGGCGCGCCAGGGCATCGCCCGCACCTTCCAGAATATCGCGCTGTTCGAAGGCATGAGCGTTCTGGACAACGTTATGACCGGTCGGCTCAACTATATGAAAACAGGCCTGTTTTCGCAGGCTCTGTGGAAGGGTAAGGCCGAGGCTGAAGAGACCGAGAACCGCGAGGTTGTGGAGCGGATCATCGACTTTCTGGAGATCCAGCACATCCGAAAAACCCCGGTGGCGCGCCTGCCCTATGGCCTGAAGAAACGGGTCGAGCTGGCGCGGGCGCTGGCGGCGGAACCGAAGCTGCTGCTGCTGGATGAACCGATGGCCGGCATGAACGTCGAGGAGAAAGAGGACATGTCCCGCTTCATTCTGGATGTGAACGACGAGTTTGGCACCACCATCGCCTTGATTGAACATGACATGGGCGTGGTGATGGACCTTAGCGACCGGGTCGTGGTCATGGACTACGGCAAGAAGATCGGTGACGGCACCCCCGATGAGGTGCGCAACAATCAGGATGTGATCGACGCCTACCTGGGGGTCAGCCATGACTGA
- a CDS encoding MAPEG family protein, with amino-acid sequence MTQLQYFTALSGLWVSLAWLPYILDRVMVRGLMGAMANPGPSDLPQSLWAQRAHRAHIVGVELFAAFAPLSVLAMLVLPLEDQPDSLGLTFFLGMAAHYVIYTIGIPILRTLAFAVAALSSVLLGLTLLGAA; translated from the coding sequence ATGACGCAGCTGCAGTATTTTACCGCCCTTTCCGGGCTTTGGGTGTCACTAGCCTGGCTTCCCTATATCCTGGACCGGGTCATGGTCCGCGGGCTGATGGGCGCCATGGCCAATCCGGGCCCCAGCGACCTGCCGCAATCACTCTGGGCACAGCGCGCGCACCGGGCGCATATCGTCGGCGTGGAACTGTTTGCCGCCTTTGCGCCGCTTTCCGTTCTGGCGATGCTGGTTCTGCCCCTGGAAGACCAGCCCGACAGCCTGGGCCTCACCTTTTTCCTCGGCATGGCAGCGCATTATGTCATCTACACCATCGGCATCCCGATCCTGCGCACGCTGGCCTTCGCGGTGGCGGCGCTGTCTTCTGTGCTTCTGGGCCTCACGCTGCTGGGCGCAGCATAG
- a CDS encoding hydantoinase/carbamoylase family amidase yields MPLDPQRFLGDLHKLRCFGASGVGKGVVRQAYSNADIAARKWLAERFKDAGLEPYLDPLGNLFGLAGENSLLVGSHSDSQPEGGWLDGALGVIAGLEIARAAKEAGGPPISCVSFQDEEGRFGVLTGSDVWSGKLALEEADGFADDHGNTLANMRSTMADLASDFLPHDRFSGFLEMHIEQGPYLEETGLGIGVVTDIVGIRDMRISFEGRQNHAGTTPMHLRRDVFQALSDFNTALNSRFANVVTPATVWTIGHVALHPNASSIVPGRVEFSLQWRDADADRLARMEAIIRETVQEIAAGHGVAAQLGPVTGIEPAAMDARFQAELAAAAEALAPGKWQKMPSGALHDAANLATVMPAGMLFVPSIGGISHAFDEDTGEADLVLGLQVLNRAACALAG; encoded by the coding sequence ATGCCCCTCGACCCTCAGCGATTTCTCGGTGACTTGCACAAGCTGCGCTGCTTTGGTGCATCAGGCGTGGGCAAGGGGGTTGTGCGGCAGGCCTATTCGAATGCCGACATTGCGGCGCGCAAATGGCTGGCTGAACGTTTCAAGGATGCCGGATTAGAGCCGTATCTCGACCCTCTCGGCAATCTGTTCGGGCTGGCCGGGGAAAATAGCCTGCTGGTCGGTTCCCACAGCGACAGCCAGCCAGAGGGCGGCTGGCTGGATGGAGCGCTGGGCGTGATCGCCGGGCTGGAGATTGCGAGGGCGGCAAAGGAGGCCGGGGGTCCACCCATTTCCTGCGTCAGTTTCCAGGATGAGGAGGGCCGGTTCGGAGTGCTGACCGGCTCTGACGTGTGGAGCGGCAAGCTGGCACTTGAAGAGGCGGACGGGTTCGCCGACGATCATGGCAATACGCTTGCGAACATGCGCAGCACGATGGCGGACCTGGCCAGCGATTTCCTGCCGCATGACAGGTTCAGCGGCTTTCTGGAAATGCATATCGAGCAGGGGCCTTATCTGGAGGAAACCGGCCTGGGGATCGGGGTGGTGACGGATATCGTCGGCATCCGGGACATGCGGATCAGTTTTGAGGGTCGGCAGAACCACGCAGGCACTACGCCGATGCACCTGCGCCGGGACGTGTTCCAGGCGCTGTCTGATTTCAACACGGCTCTAAACAGCCGCTTTGCAAATGTGGTCACGCCCGCAACGGTCTGGACCATCGGCCATGTGGCGCTGCATCCCAATGCATCTTCCATAGTGCCGGGGCGGGTGGAGTTCTCCTTGCAATGGCGGGATGCGGATGCAGATCGGCTGGCACGGATGGAGGCCATCATCAGGGAAACTGTGCAAGAGATTGCTGCGGGTCACGGTGTGGCGGCGCAGCTTGGCCCCGTTACGGGCATAGAACCGGCGGCTATGGATGCGCGGTTTCAGGCGGAGCTGGCGGCTGCCGCGGAGGCGCTGGCACCGGGAAAATGGCAGAAAATGCCCTCCGGAGCGCTGCATGATGCGGCCAATCTGGCAACCGTAATGCCTGCCGGGATGCTGTTTGTTCCCTCGATCGGCGGTATCAGCCATGCCTTTGACGAAGATACCGGCGAGGCGGATCTGGTGCTGGGTCTGCAAGTGCTGAACCGCGCTGCCTGCGCCCTGGCCGGGTGA
- a CDS encoding glutathione S-transferase family protein, translating to MQLYYAPNTISVAVAIALEEAGLGYEAVKIDFAAKEQTGAAYAQINPKGRVPALAVEGGILTETGALLEYIADMAPDAGLRPQDPVLLARMREVMFYLASTMHVNHAHRLRGARWAQERTSWKDMQKMVPQTMAASCEYISQFGLRGPFVLGEEVSLADCYLYVVCTWLEGDGVNVADFPKIRNFMTAMEQRASVRAVHAKGML from the coding sequence ATGCAGCTTTACTATGCCCCCAACACCATTTCGGTGGCCGTCGCCATCGCGCTTGAGGAAGCCGGGCTCGGCTATGAAGCGGTGAAGATCGACTTTGCCGCCAAGGAACAGACCGGCGCGGCCTATGCCCAGATCAATCCCAAGGGGCGTGTGCCGGCACTGGCGGTTGAGGGCGGTATCCTGACCGAAACCGGCGCGCTGCTGGAGTACATCGCCGACATGGCACCGGACGCGGGCTTGCGCCCGCAGGACCCGGTGCTGCTGGCCCGGATGCGCGAGGTGATGTTCTACCTCGCCTCCACCATGCATGTGAACCACGCCCACCGCCTGCGCGGCGCCCGTTGGGCCCAGGAGCGGACCAGTTGGAAGGACATGCAGAAGATGGTGCCGCAAACCATGGCGGCCTCCTGCGAATACATCAGCCAGTTTGGCCTGCGCGGGCCATTTGTGCTGGGGGAAGAGGTCAGCCTCGCCGACTGCTACCTTTACGTGGTTTGCACATGGCTGGAAGGTGACGGGGTGAACGTGGCAGACTTCCCGAAAATCCGGAACTTCATGACGGCAATGGAACAGCGCGCATCCGTGCGCGCGGTCCATGCCAAGGGAATGCTTTGA